The proteins below come from a single Phocoena sinus isolate mPhoSin1 chromosome 2, mPhoSin1.pri, whole genome shotgun sequence genomic window:
- the ISLR2 gene encoding immunoglobulin superfamily containing leucine-rich repeat protein 2 isoform X1, with protein sequence MMMVAATDVGSALKLSSWLRDLKSGEGVAARGQRTESRRAAGSAMVPLRALWLAWALLGVARACPEPCACVDKYAHQFADCAYKELREVPEGLPANVTTLSLSANKITVLRRGAFADVTQVTSLWLAHNEVRTVELGSLAVLSQLKNLDLSHNLISSFPWSDLRNLSALQLLKMNHNRLGSLPRDALGALPDLRSLRINNNRLRTLAPGTFDALSALSHLQLYHNPFHCGCSLVWLQAWAASTRVSLPEPDSIACASPPALQGVPVHRLPALSCAPPSVHLSVEPPPEAPGSPLRSGLTLMLHCVAEGHPTPRLQWQLQIPGGTVVLVPPILSGEDDGDGGEDGEKEGDEDGPTQTEAPTPTPAPAWPAPPATPRFLALTNGSLLVPLLSAKEAGIYTCRAHNELGANSTSVRVAVAAAGPPKHAPGAGGDPDGQAPTSERKSTAKARGNSVLPSKPEGKIKSQGLGRASVLGETQAGPEGDEEAGEGEETEDQVSADPVEEQRCGHGDPSRYVSNHAFNQSAELKPHVFELGVIALDVAEREARVQLTPLAARWGPGPGGAAGAGRPGRRPLRLLYLCPAGGGAAVQWSRVEEGVNAYWFRGLRPGTNYSVCLALAGEACHVQVVFATKKELPSLLVIVAVSVFLLVLATVPLLGAACCHLLAKHPGKPYRLILRPQAPDPMEKRIAADFDPRASYLESEKSYPAGGEAGGEEPEETPGEGLDEEAEQGDPGGDLQREESLAACSLVESQSKANQEEFEAGSEYNDRLPLGAEAVNIAQEINGNYRQTAG encoded by the exons ATGATGATGG TCGCAGCAACAGATGTGGGAAGCGCCCTTAAGCTGTCGTCCTGGCTCCGCGACCTCAAGTCTGGAGAAGGGGTTGCAGCCCGAGGGCAGCGCACGGAGAGTCGGCGAGCAGCGG GATCCGCGATGGTGCCCTTGAGGGCCCTGTGGCTGGCTTGGGCGCTGCTAGGAGTGGCCAGAGCGTGCCCAGAGCCGTGCGCCTGTGTGGACAAGTACGCGCACCAGTTCGCCGACTGCGCCTACAAGGAGCTGCGCGAGGTGCCGGAAGGACTACCGGCCAACGTGACCACGCTTAGTCTGTCGGCGAACAAAATCACCGTGCTGCGGCGTGGGGCCTTCGCCGACGTCACGCAGGTCACGTCGCTGTGGCTGGCGCACAATGAGGTGCGCACCGTGGAGCTGGGCTCGCTGGCGGTGCTGAGCCAGCTCAAGAACCTCGACCTGAGCCACAACCTCATATCCAGCTTCCCATGGAGCGACCTGCGTAACCTGAGCGCTCTACAGCTACTCAAGATGAACCACAACCGCTTGGGCTCATTGCCCCGGGACGCACTCGGTGCACTGCCCGACCTGCGCTCCCTACGCATCAACAACAACCGGCTTCGTACACTGGCTCCTGGCACCTTCGATGCGCTAAGCGCGCTGTCACATCTGCAACTCTATCACAACCCCTTCCACTGCGGTTGCAGCCTTGTGTGGCTACAGGCCTGGGCGGCGAGCACCCGGGTCTCGTTACCAGAGCCCGACTCCATCGCGTGCGCCTCTCCTCCTGCTCTGCAGGGGGTGCCGGTGCACCGCCTGCCCGCCCTGTCCTGTGCACCTCCCAGTGTGCATCTGAGTGTTGAGCCGCCGCCTGAGGCGCCGGGCAGCCCCCTGCGCTCCGGCCTAACGCTCATGCTACACTGCGTCGCCGAAGGACACCCCACGCCCCGCCTGCAATGGCAGCTTCAGATTCCGGGGGGCACCGTAGTGTTAGTGCCGCCGATCCTGAGCGGGGAGGACGACGGGGACGGAGGGGAAGACGGTGAGAAGGAAGGAGATGAGGACGGGCCAACGCAGACAGAGGCTCCAACCCCGACTCCAGCACCCGCTTGGCCCGCGCCCCCAGCTACCCCGCGCTTCCTGGCCCTTACAAACGGCTCCCTGTTGGTGCCCCTCCTGAGTGCCAAGGAGGCAGGCATCTACACATGCCGTGCGCACAACGAGCTGGGTGCCAACTCCACGTCAGTTCGCGTGGCAGTGGCAGCTGCAGGGCCCCCAAAGCACGCTCCTGGCGCAGGGGGAGACCCTGATGGGCAGGCTCCAACCTCTGAGCGTAAGTCCACAGCCAAAGCCCGGGGCAACAGTGTCCTACCTTCCAAGCCCGAGGGCAAAATCAAAAGCCAAGGCCTGGGCCGGGCTAGCGTCCTCGGGGAGACACAGGCGGGGCCGGAGGGGGACGAGGAGGCAGGTGAGGGTGAAGAGACGGAAGACCAGGTCTCTGCTGACCCGGTGGAGGAGCAGCGCTGTGGCCACGGGGACCCCTCGCGGTACGTGTCCAACCACGCGTTCAACCAGAGCGCCGAGCTCAAGCCGCATGTCTTTGAGCTGGGCGTCATCGCGCTGGACGTGGCGGAGCGCGAGGCGCGGGTGCAGCTGACGCCACTGGCGGCAAGATGGGGCCCTGGGCCCGGCGGGGCTGCGGGAGCAGGGCGGCCCGGACGGCGGCCATTGCGCCTGCTCTATCTGTGCCCGGCGGGGGGCGGCGCAGCCGTGCAGTGGTCGCGTGTAGAGGAGGGCGTCAACGCCTACTGGTTCCGTGGCCTGCGGCCCGGCACCAACTACTCCGTGTGCCTGGCGTTGGCAGGCGAGGCCTGCCACGTGCAAGTGGTGTTCGCCACCAAGAAAGAGTTGCCCTCACTGCTGGTTATCGTGGCGGTGAGCGTGTTCCTCCTGGTGCTGGCCACCGTGCCCCTGCTGGGCGCCGCCTGCTGCCATCTGCTGGCCAAACACCCGGGCAAGCCCTACCGTCTTATCCTGAGGCCGCAGGCCCCGGATCCCATGGAGAAGCGCATCGCCGCCGATTTCGACCCACGTGCCTCCTACCTCGAGTCCGAGAAAAGCTACCCTGCAGGCGGCGAGGCGGGCGGCGAGGAGCCAGAGGAGACCCCCGGGGAGGGCCTTGACGAAGAAGCAGAGCAGGGGGACCCAGGTGGGGACCTGCAGAGGGAGGAGAGCCTGGCGGCCTGCTCGCTGGTGGAATCCCAGTCCAAGGCCAACCAAGAGGAGTTCGAGGCGGGCTCCGAGTACAATGATCGGCTGCCCCTGGGCGCCGAAGCGGTCAACATCGCCCAGGAGATTAACGGCAACTACAGGCAGACAGCGGGCTGA
- the ISLR2 gene encoding immunoglobulin superfamily containing leucine-rich repeat protein 2 isoform X2 — MVPLRALWLAWALLGVARACPEPCACVDKYAHQFADCAYKELREVPEGLPANVTTLSLSANKITVLRRGAFADVTQVTSLWLAHNEVRTVELGSLAVLSQLKNLDLSHNLISSFPWSDLRNLSALQLLKMNHNRLGSLPRDALGALPDLRSLRINNNRLRTLAPGTFDALSALSHLQLYHNPFHCGCSLVWLQAWAASTRVSLPEPDSIACASPPALQGVPVHRLPALSCAPPSVHLSVEPPPEAPGSPLRSGLTLMLHCVAEGHPTPRLQWQLQIPGGTVVLVPPILSGEDDGDGGEDGEKEGDEDGPTQTEAPTPTPAPAWPAPPATPRFLALTNGSLLVPLLSAKEAGIYTCRAHNELGANSTSVRVAVAAAGPPKHAPGAGGDPDGQAPTSERKSTAKARGNSVLPSKPEGKIKSQGLGRASVLGETQAGPEGDEEAGEGEETEDQVSADPVEEQRCGHGDPSRYVSNHAFNQSAELKPHVFELGVIALDVAEREARVQLTPLAARWGPGPGGAAGAGRPGRRPLRLLYLCPAGGGAAVQWSRVEEGVNAYWFRGLRPGTNYSVCLALAGEACHVQVVFATKKELPSLLVIVAVSVFLLVLATVPLLGAACCHLLAKHPGKPYRLILRPQAPDPMEKRIAADFDPRASYLESEKSYPAGGEAGGEEPEETPGEGLDEEAEQGDPGGDLQREESLAACSLVESQSKANQEEFEAGSEYNDRLPLGAEAVNIAQEINGNYRQTAG; from the coding sequence ATGGTGCCCTTGAGGGCCCTGTGGCTGGCTTGGGCGCTGCTAGGAGTGGCCAGAGCGTGCCCAGAGCCGTGCGCCTGTGTGGACAAGTACGCGCACCAGTTCGCCGACTGCGCCTACAAGGAGCTGCGCGAGGTGCCGGAAGGACTACCGGCCAACGTGACCACGCTTAGTCTGTCGGCGAACAAAATCACCGTGCTGCGGCGTGGGGCCTTCGCCGACGTCACGCAGGTCACGTCGCTGTGGCTGGCGCACAATGAGGTGCGCACCGTGGAGCTGGGCTCGCTGGCGGTGCTGAGCCAGCTCAAGAACCTCGACCTGAGCCACAACCTCATATCCAGCTTCCCATGGAGCGACCTGCGTAACCTGAGCGCTCTACAGCTACTCAAGATGAACCACAACCGCTTGGGCTCATTGCCCCGGGACGCACTCGGTGCACTGCCCGACCTGCGCTCCCTACGCATCAACAACAACCGGCTTCGTACACTGGCTCCTGGCACCTTCGATGCGCTAAGCGCGCTGTCACATCTGCAACTCTATCACAACCCCTTCCACTGCGGTTGCAGCCTTGTGTGGCTACAGGCCTGGGCGGCGAGCACCCGGGTCTCGTTACCAGAGCCCGACTCCATCGCGTGCGCCTCTCCTCCTGCTCTGCAGGGGGTGCCGGTGCACCGCCTGCCCGCCCTGTCCTGTGCACCTCCCAGTGTGCATCTGAGTGTTGAGCCGCCGCCTGAGGCGCCGGGCAGCCCCCTGCGCTCCGGCCTAACGCTCATGCTACACTGCGTCGCCGAAGGACACCCCACGCCCCGCCTGCAATGGCAGCTTCAGATTCCGGGGGGCACCGTAGTGTTAGTGCCGCCGATCCTGAGCGGGGAGGACGACGGGGACGGAGGGGAAGACGGTGAGAAGGAAGGAGATGAGGACGGGCCAACGCAGACAGAGGCTCCAACCCCGACTCCAGCACCCGCTTGGCCCGCGCCCCCAGCTACCCCGCGCTTCCTGGCCCTTACAAACGGCTCCCTGTTGGTGCCCCTCCTGAGTGCCAAGGAGGCAGGCATCTACACATGCCGTGCGCACAACGAGCTGGGTGCCAACTCCACGTCAGTTCGCGTGGCAGTGGCAGCTGCAGGGCCCCCAAAGCACGCTCCTGGCGCAGGGGGAGACCCTGATGGGCAGGCTCCAACCTCTGAGCGTAAGTCCACAGCCAAAGCCCGGGGCAACAGTGTCCTACCTTCCAAGCCCGAGGGCAAAATCAAAAGCCAAGGCCTGGGCCGGGCTAGCGTCCTCGGGGAGACACAGGCGGGGCCGGAGGGGGACGAGGAGGCAGGTGAGGGTGAAGAGACGGAAGACCAGGTCTCTGCTGACCCGGTGGAGGAGCAGCGCTGTGGCCACGGGGACCCCTCGCGGTACGTGTCCAACCACGCGTTCAACCAGAGCGCCGAGCTCAAGCCGCATGTCTTTGAGCTGGGCGTCATCGCGCTGGACGTGGCGGAGCGCGAGGCGCGGGTGCAGCTGACGCCACTGGCGGCAAGATGGGGCCCTGGGCCCGGCGGGGCTGCGGGAGCAGGGCGGCCCGGACGGCGGCCATTGCGCCTGCTCTATCTGTGCCCGGCGGGGGGCGGCGCAGCCGTGCAGTGGTCGCGTGTAGAGGAGGGCGTCAACGCCTACTGGTTCCGTGGCCTGCGGCCCGGCACCAACTACTCCGTGTGCCTGGCGTTGGCAGGCGAGGCCTGCCACGTGCAAGTGGTGTTCGCCACCAAGAAAGAGTTGCCCTCACTGCTGGTTATCGTGGCGGTGAGCGTGTTCCTCCTGGTGCTGGCCACCGTGCCCCTGCTGGGCGCCGCCTGCTGCCATCTGCTGGCCAAACACCCGGGCAAGCCCTACCGTCTTATCCTGAGGCCGCAGGCCCCGGATCCCATGGAGAAGCGCATCGCCGCCGATTTCGACCCACGTGCCTCCTACCTCGAGTCCGAGAAAAGCTACCCTGCAGGCGGCGAGGCGGGCGGCGAGGAGCCAGAGGAGACCCCCGGGGAGGGCCTTGACGAAGAAGCAGAGCAGGGGGACCCAGGTGGGGACCTGCAGAGGGAGGAGAGCCTGGCGGCCTGCTCGCTGGTGGAATCCCAGTCCAAGGCCAACCAAGAGGAGTTCGAGGCGGGCTCCGAGTACAATGATCGGCTGCCCCTGGGCGCCGAAGCGGTCAACATCGCCCAGGAGATTAACGGCAACTACAGGCAGACAGCGGGCTGA